A window of Pseudomonas denitrificans (nom. rej.) genomic DNA:
ACTCCTACAGATAAGGCCAATGACGTCGTTTGGCCGCCCACCAGTGCGTAGGGCGCATAACGCCCCAAGCGTTATCCGCCATCCCGACGGCGGATAAAGCGTTCCGCTTTATGCGCCCTACGAGCGCAGCCGGTGCACATTGTAGGAGCGGGCCATGCCCGAGATCGCGCGCATGGCGCGCTCCTACAGGGAGACGGAGGTTTCGCCGCCCACCAGAATCCCCTGTTCGCGCCCACAGACTTCCACCAGGAAATCCCACACCAGTCGCAGCCGCACCGAGCGGTGCAGTTCGCGCCGGGTACACATCCAGTATTCCCGTTCGATGAATTCCTCCGGCAGCACCGGCACCAGCCGCGGGTCGTGCAGGCCCATGTACTGCGGGAGGATGGCGATGCCGATGCCGGCCTGGGCGGCCTGTTGCTGGGCGACCACGCTGGTGCTGCGGAACACTACCTGCGGGTGGCGGCAGAAGCTGTGGTGGAACAGCAGTTCCTGGCTGAACAGCAGGTCGTCGACGTAGCCGATCCACGGGTGGCGGCTGAGGTCTTCGCGGTCGCGCAGGGGCGGGGCGTTTTCCAGGTAGGCGGGGCTGGCGAACAGGCTCAGGCGGTAGCTCGTCAGGCGGCGGCTGATCACCAGGTCGGCGCTGGGGCGTTCCAGGGTGATGGCGATGTCCGCCTCGCGGTTGGTGATGCTGACGAAGCGCGGCACCGATACCAGTTCCACTTCCAGGCCGGGATAGCGCTGCATCAGCTCGCCCAGGCGCGGGGCGAGGAACATGGTGCCCAGGCCTTCGGTGACGCCGATGCGGATCTGCCCCAGCGGCGAGATGGCCTGGCTCATTTCCTCCTGGGCGAGGAGGGCGGTGTTCTCCATGGCCTCGGCGTGCTTGAGCAGCGCCTGGCCGGCCGGGGTGAGCTGGTAGCCGCCGGTGTGCTGGGCGAACAGTTGGGTGCCCAAGTCGCGCTCGATGCTCTCGATATGCCGCGCCACCGTGGCGTGGGTGGTGCCCAGGCGCTTGGCGGTGGTCAGCAGACGCCCGCTGCGGTGCAGCTCCAGGAAGTAGCGCAGGTCATTCCAGTCGAACATCTCGGCAGTCCTTGTTGTTAGAAAACGCACAGCAGCTGACTCGAAACGACTGTTCTTTTATCACGAACGAACGACTAGGCTCGGTCCTCAGATAAAAAGAACAAGCACGACGAGGTACTTCTCCATGCCCCAGGCACTGGATGCTTATGACTACCTGATCGTCGGCGCGGGCCCTGCCGGCTGCCTGCTGGCCAATCGCCTGTCCGCCGACCCTGCCAACCGCGTGCTGCTGCTCGAAGCCGGCGGCCCGGACAACTATCCCTGGATCCACATTCCCGTCGGTTACCTCTACTGCATCGGTAACCCGCGCACCGACTGGTGTTTCGACACCGAGAAGGTGCCGGGCCTGAACGGCCGCGCCATCAAGTACCCGCGCGGGCGCACCCTGGGCGGCTGCTCCTCGATCAACGGCATGATCTACATGCGTGGCCAGGCACTGGACTACGACGGCTGGGCCGCCGAGGGCAACGCTGGCTGGGGCTGGAATGACCTGCTGCCGCTGTTCATGAAGATGGAGGACCACTTCGGCGGGTCGAGCGAGCTGCATGGCTCGGGCGGCGAGTGGCGGGTGGAGAAGCAGCGGCTGTCGTGGATCATCCTCGATGCCTTCCGCGAGGCGGCAGCGCAGTCCGGCGTGCGCCCGGTGGACGACTTCAACGGCGGCGACAACGAAGGCTGCGGCTACTTCCAGGTGAACCAGCGTTCCGGCGTGCGCTGGAACGCCTCGAAGGCCTTCCTGCGGCCCATCGCCAACCGCCCCAATCTCACTGTGCTGACCAACGTGGAGGCCCTGCGCGTGTTGCTGGAGAACGGCCGCGCCGCCGGGCTGGAAGTGAACTGGCAGGGGGCGCGGCGCGAGCTGCGGGCCCGGCGTGAAGTGATTCTCTGCGCCGGGGCGATCAACACGCCGGTGCTGCTGCAACGCTCCGGCATCGGCCCGCGCGATCTGCTGGAGAAACACGGCGTCGGCGTGCGCCATGAGCTTTCCGGCGTCGGCGGCAACCTGCAGGACCACCTGCAACTGCGCCTGATCTACCGCATGAACGGCGCGCCCTCGCTGAACCAGATCGCCTCGACGCTGTGGGGCAAGATGGGCATGGGCCTGGAGTACCTGCTCAAGCGCAGCGGCCCACTGTCCATGGCGCCGAGCCAACTGGGCGCGTTCGCCAAGTCAGACCCCGGCCAGCGTTCGGCCAACCTCGAATACCACGTGCAGCCGCTGTCGCTGGAGCGCTTCGGCGAGCCGCTGCACAGCTTCCCGGCTTTCACTGCTTCGGTGTGCGACCTGCGCCCGCTGAGCCGTGGCTCGGTGACGCTGCGTTCGCTGGACCCGCGCGACAAGCCGGTGATCCAGCCCAACTACCTGAGCCACCCGCAGGACCTGCGCGTGGCTGCCGACGCCATCCGCCTGACCCGCCGCATCGCCGCCGCGCCCGCGCTGGCGCGCTACCAGCCGGTGGAGTTCAAGCCCGGCCCGGACTACCAGACCGAGGAAGACCTGCACCGCGCCGCCGCCGAGATCGGCACCACCATCTTCCACCCGGCCGGCACCTGCCGCATGGGGCAGGGCGAGGGCGCGGTGGTGGACAGCCAGTTGCGCGTGCACGGTATTCCCGGCCTGCGCATCGCCGACGCCTCGATCATGCCCAGCCTGACCTCCGGCAACAGTTGCTCGCCGGTGCTGGTGATCGCGGAAAAGGCCGCGCAGATGATTTTGAGCGAACCCGCGCGTGGCGCGGAGGTCATCCCTTCCAGTGGGCGCACACAGGAGGAAGCTCCGGTGGCGTGACGGCGATCCCGTCTGCCCACTTTTTTATTTGGCGTGTAGCAAATCAACGGTATCGCGCGGTGTGAAAACCGTGGCAGTCGAGGCTGACAAAAACAAAAGCCCCCAGAAGGGGCGGGAGAGCCCGCAATGACCGATCCAGCAATCACGAGTGCGACACAGACCAGCTCCTATGAGCGGCCCGCGACTTCGCGTCGCGACGAGCGCAAGGTGATTTTCGCCTCGTCGCTCGGCACGGTGTTCGAGTGGTACGACTTCTTCCTCTACGGGTCGCTGGCGGCGATCATCGCCAAGCACTTCTTCGCCGGGGTCAACGACACCACTGCATTCATCTTCGCCCTGCTGGCGTTCGCCGCCGGCTTCCTGGTCCGCCCCTTCGGCGCGCTGGTGTTCGGCCGCCTGGGGGACATGATCGGGCGCAAGTACACCTTCCTCGTCACCATCCTGCTGATGGGCCTGTCGACCTTCGCGGTGGGCCTGCTGCCGGCCTACGCCACCATCGGCGTGGCCGCGCCGATCATCCTCATCGTGTTGCGCCTGCTGCAGGGCCTGGCGCTGGGCGGTGAGTACGGTGGCGCGGCGATCTATGTGGCCGAGCACGCGCCGGACCACAAGCGTGGCGCCTACACCAGCTGGATCCAGTGCACCGCCACCGCTGGCCTGCTGCTCTCGCTGGTGGTGATCTGGGGTTGCCGCCAGCTCACCGGCGCCGAGTTCGAGACCTGGGGCTGGCGGCTGCCGTTCCTGATCTCCATCGTGCTGCTGGGCATCTCCACCTGGATTCGCCTGTCGATGCACGAGTCGCCAGCGTTCCTGAAGATGAAGGCCGAGGGCAAGGTGAGCAAGTCGCCGCTCAAGGAGTCCTTCACCAACTGGGGCAACCTGAAGATCGTCCTGATCGCGCTGTTCAGCATCAACGCGGGCCAGGCGGTGACCTTCTACGCCGCGCAGTTCTACGTGATGTTCTTCCTCACCCAGGTGCTGAAGGTGGACCCGGCATTGTCCAACGGGCTGCTGATCATCTCCCTGGTGATCGGCGCGCCGTTGTTCGTGGTGATGGGCTGGCTGTCGGACAAGGTCGGCCGCAAGCCGGTGCTGATCACCGGCCTGCTGCTGGCCACGGTGCTGTACTTCCCGCTGTTCCAGGCGCTGACCCATTACGCCAACCCGCAGATCGATGCGGCCACGCGCCAGGCGCCGGTCACCGTGATGGCAGACCCGGCCACCTGCACCTTCCAGTTCGACCCGGTGGGCAAGGCCAAATTCGACAGCGCCTGCGACAAGGCCAAGACCCTGCTGGTGAAGGGCGGCGTGCCCTACAGCACGGTGGCCGCGCCGGCCGGCAGCGAGCTGGTGGTGACGGTGGGCGAGAAGCGCCTCGAGGGCTTCGACGCCGCCGCGCTGGGCGCTGCGGTGAAGGACGCCGGCTACCCGACCGTGGCCGACTCTTCGCTGGTGAACCGGCCGATGGTGGTGGCGATCATCGTCGCGCTGATCTTCATCGCTACCTGCTGCTACGGCCCGCTGGCGGCGCTGATGGTCGAGCTGTTCCCGACGCGCATCCGCTACACGTCGCTGTCGCTGCCGTACCACATCGGCAACGGCTGGTTCGGCGGACTGCTGCCGACCATCTCGTTCGCGCTGGTGGTGTACACCGGCAACATCTTCTACGGCCTGTGGTACCCGGTGCTGATCACGGCGATGAGCCTGGTCTGCTCGCTGCTGTTCCTGAAGGAGACCAAGGACAACGACATCCACGCGGATTGATCCCCGGCTGAGGTGAAAGGGCCCGGCTGGTTGCCGGGCTTTTTCATGTCTGTCGCCAGCGCGGGAGTCCTGCGTGGCATCGGCTGCGGCTTCGCCTTAGGATGCCGTGCCCGGTACACCGCCGGATCACTCAAGGAGCGAATACGATCATGGCCATCAAGAATGAAAAGCTGAGTCAGTACAGCTTCCTCGACGACATGGTGCGCGACAGCTACTTCCCGCCGCAGCTGGTCGCCAAGGGCCAGCAACTGCTGGTGGCGCTGTGCGAGGCCATCGAGGCGCAGGCACCGGCGGACCTCGATGCGCTGTATGCGCTGACCCATGAAACCACCCTGGCCTTCAATGCACTGGGCGAGGAGTTCGAGGACCAGGGCAGCGAGATCGAGACGGCGGCGCGCGACAGCATCGGCGGGGATGTCGCCTTCATCGCCGAGGCCTATGGCTTCGATGCCGATATCGAGGAACTGATCGCGCCGCGCGAGTGGTAGCTCGTTCGAGCTTCCGTGAAATGACGAAGGCCCGGCTTGATGCCGGGCCTTTTCGTTGGGGCGCCGGAGTCCGCCTGTAGGAGCTGGGTAGTTCGCGGGCAGGGAGGGAGGCACCTTGTAGGATGGGGGGAGCGCAGCGATACCCATGCTGTCGGTGCGCCGGAGTCGATGGGTATCGCTGCGCTCCACGCCATCCTGCGTTCGAGGTTTTTCCCGATATCGGTGGGTGCGAGAAGAAAAACAAAAGGCGCCCGAAGGCGCCCTTTGTGGCAGGCAGCGACGATCAGCGGAAAGCCGGCACCACGTGCTGGATGAACAGCTCCAGCGACTTCTTCTTCTGCGCATACGGCAGGCTGTTGTCGGCCCAGAAGCTGAACTCGTCCACGCCCAGTTCCTGATAGTGGCGGATGCGCGCGATGATTTCTTCCGGGGTACCGATCATGGTGTTCTTGCGGATGTTCTCCAGCTCGAACTCCGGGCGCTCCTTGAACTTCTCCTCGGGGCTGGGCGGCAGCAGGCCGTTGACCGGGGTCTGCTTGTTGCCGAACCAGGCGTCGAAGGTGCGGTAGAAGCGCGAGATGGCCTCGGCGCCGACCTTCCAGCCTTCCGGATCGTCGGCGGTGTGCACGTGGGTGTGGCGCAGCACCATCAGTTGCGGGCGCGGCACATCCGGGTTGTTGGCCAGGGCAGCCTCGAACTTGTTCTTCAGGTCGACGACTTCCTCGTCGCCCTTCATCAGCGGTGTGACCATCACGTTGCAGCCGTTGGCCACCGCGAAGTTGTGCGAGTCCGGGTCGCGGGCAGCGATCCACATCGGCGGGGTCGGCTTCTGGATCGGGCGCGGCGAGGAGGTGGAGGTGGGGAACTTCCAGATCTCGCCTTCGTGGGCGACATCGCCCTGCCACAGCGCCTTCACCACCGGGACCATCTCGCGCAGGTACTTGCCGCCGTCGCCGGCCGGCATGCCGTTGGCCATGCGGTCGAACTCGTACTGGTAGGCGCCGCGCGCCAGGCCCACTTCCATGCGGCCGTTGCTGATCACGTCGAGCAGGGCGCATTCGCCCGCCACGCGGATGGGGTGCCAGAAGGGCGCGATGATGGTGCCGGCGCCCAGGCGGATGGTTTGGGTGCGCGCGGCGAGGTAGGCCAGCAGCGGCATCGGGCTCGGCGAGATGGTGTACTCCATGGAGTGGTGCTCGCCGATCCAGACGGTGGAGAAGCCACCGGCCTCGGCCATCAGCGTCAGCTCGGTGAGCTCTTCGAACAGCTGGCGGTGGCTGGGCTGGTCGTCGTAGCGCTCCATGTGCACGAACAGGGAAAACTTCATATCGCTTACCTCGAACCTTTCTTGTATCCGGCGCGGCAGCCGGCGGAGATGCGCAGGCACGCATCGCTGCTTTTCGGCGGTCAGGCGCGGCGGCGGGAGAGTGGCCGTTTTCCGCGCTAGGGAATCCGTTGCATATTGGTATACCATAATACGGGATGTCTGCAAGGCGTTTCTGCCGCGAGCAGACCAAGGGAGTAGGGATGAACCTCAAACAAAAACTGATCCTCGCCTTTTCCGCCATTGCCAGCCTGCCGGTGATCCTCGTCGCCGTGCTGGTGATCCTCAACCTGCGCGGCGAGGCGCGGGAAAGCTTCATCGATGGCAGCAGCCGGGAGATCCGCCAGGTCGAGAACGCCATGCAGATATTCTTCGACGGCATCACCCAGAACGTCGAATACCTCGCCGGCCATCCCCAACTGATGGCCATCGACAGCAGCCTCAAGCAGTACATCGGCGCCGACGCCGCACAGCACCCGACCGGGGAGCTGGACAAGCGCGTGTTCGACCTCTTCACCGGCCTGGCGCAGAGCCACCCGGACTACGCCTACGTCTCCCTGGGCACCCGCGAGGGCGGCTACAGCTTCTGGCCGGGCGACGCCAAGCTGGCCAACTACGACCCGCGCACCCGCCCCTGGTACCAGGCAGCCATGGCCCAGCCGGGCAAGACCCTGCGCACCAAAGCCTACTACTGGGCCGCGGACAAGGTGGTGCTGGTAAGCAGCGTGCGGACCTTTGCCAACCAGTTCGGCCCGCAGGGCGGGGTGGTCAATATCGACGTCTCGCTCAAGCGCCTGACCGATATCGTCAAGGCTATCCGCCTGGGCGAATCCGGCTACCTGATGCTGATGGAAGGCGACGGCACCATCCTGGTCGACCCGCACAACCCGGAGAACAACTTCAAACAGCTGGGCGAGCTGGGCGGCGATTTCCAGCGCCTGGCCAGTGCGCAGAAAGGGCTGGTGGAAGTGACTATCGGCGGCGAGCCCTACCTCGCCAACGTCTGGCCGTCCGAGACCCTGGGCTGGCGCTTCGTCGGGCTGATCAAGGAAAGCGAGGTGATGAGCAAGGCGACACGCCTGACCTGGGGCATCGCCCTGGTGGCGGTGATCATCGCGCTGGTGTTCGCCGGCCTCGGCTCGCTGTTCGCCGGGCTGGTGGTGCGCCCGGTGCGCGCGGTGGCAGCAGGCCTGGAAGGCATCGCCCAGGGCGACGGTGATCTCACGGGCCGTCTTGCCGTGCGTGGCCGCGACGAGACGGCGCAACTGGCCGGCTGGTTCAACCAGTTCCTCGATGCGATCCGCCGGTTGGTGCAGAGCATCGGCACCGCCGCCGGCAGCATCCACCAGAGCTCGGGCAGCAGCCGCGAAACCTCCCAGGCGCTGGCCGATACCGCCGCGCGTCAGCGTGAGGCGGTGGACATGGTCTCCACCGCATTCAACGAGATGGTGATGACCGCCAACGAGGTCGCGCGCTCCTGCAGCCAGGCGGCGGAATCCGCCGACAGTGGCCAGCGCCAGGCCCACGACGGCCAGCAGCAGATCGACGAGGCGGTGGAAAGCGTCGGTCGCCTGAGCGAGGAGATCGCCCACTCGGCCGACGCCATGCGCCAGTTGGAGCAGGACAGCAACGACATCCAGTCGATCCTCGGCACCATCCGCTCCATCGCTGAGCAGACCAACCTGCTGGCACTCAACGCGGCCATCGAGGCGGCGCGGGCGGGCGACCAGGGCCGGGGTTTTGCCGTGGTGGCCGACGAGGTGCGCGCGCTGGCACGGCGCACGGCGGAATCCACCGGGGAGATCGACAACCTGCTCGGCACCCTGGCCCGCCGCACCCATGACACCGGGCGACAGATGCAGTCGAGCCTGGAGGCGTCGCAGCGCACTGTCGGTTCGATCCGCGAGGCGCGCGCGTGCTTCGGGGCGATCCGCGAATCGGTGGACGTGATCCGCGACATGAACGCCCAGATCGCCACCGCCGCCGAGGAGCAGCACCAGGTGGCAGAGGAGATCAACCGGCACATCAGCCAGATCCACCGTGACGCCCAGGAAGTCGCTAGCCTGGCGGACGCCACGCGGGGCGATGCGCAGACCCTGAGCGGGCTGTCGGACGAGCTGAACCGCCTGGTGTCGCGGTTCAGGACTTGATGCAAAAAGGGGCTCGCGAAGGCGGGCCCTTTTCTTTGGGGGCTGAGAAAGAGGCTTTCTGTAGGAGCGGGCCATGCCCGCGATCGCGCGCATGGCGCGCTCCTACAGTCCGCGCGCCGGGTCGATGGGTATAGCTGCGCTCCATGCCATCCTACGGACGTGCCTCATGGCAATCGTAGGGCGCATAACGCGCCAGCGTTATCCGCCGACGCAACGGCGGATAACCTGTTCCAGGTTATTCGCCCTACGGTCCTGATCGATGGGTATCGCTGCGCTCCACGCCATCCTACGTTTACGTCTCATGGTGGCTCCGCCGCTGGCGGAGTTGGAGCGCATCAGGACCAATCAGCGGGCCAAAGAAAAGCCCCTTCTCACTCCCGCAAGAAGGGGCCTGCGCCGGACGGCGAAAGATCAGGCGGTCAGGCGAAAGCCTGCAGCGCGCCCATCTTTCCGCGGCAGTAAATCATCGGGGTGATCTGCTGGTCCGGCACGATCAGGTTCTTTACCGCGCCGACCAGGATGGCGTGGTCACCGCCTTCGTATTCGCGCCACAGCTCGCATTCGATGATGGCGGTGGCATTTTCCAGCAGCGGGTTGCCGCGTTCGCTCAGGGTCCATTCGATGCCCTGGGTCTTGTCCTTGCCCTTGCTGGCGAAGGCGTAGGCCTCGCCTTTCTGGTCGGCGGAGAGCAGGTGGATGGCGAAGTGCTTGCGGCGGATCAGCACCGGGTAGGAGTCGGAGCTGTAGTTGGGGCAGAACAGCACCAGCGCCGGGTCCATGGACAGGGAGCTGAAGGCACTCGCGGTGAGGCCGACCACCTGGCCATCGTCGTCCATCGTGGTGATGACGGTGACGCCGGACGGGAAGGAGCCCATGACTTGTTTGTAGGCAGCGTGGTCGATCATTGCGAGTACCTGTCTTGTGAGCCGGCCATCGGGAGTGGTCGTTTCGTCTGATGGTATACCGTAATACTTCGAAAGCAAGCCCTTTCTTTTCCCGATGGATGGACGGTGAAAGGCCGACTGTCGGCTGGAGGCTACGGAATACGGGGCTTTCGCCGATAGGGTGAGTGTCCGCCAGACACCCCGCTGGCTACCATTCGACCAACGGTTACTCAGAAATATCTTGCCTGGTATTTGGAATACCATAATATTGCCGGCGTCACCGCAGCGCCGTTTCTGCCCGATTCAGGGCGCCGGATGACCTGACCTTACAAAGACAATAAGCAAGGCAAAAACGATGTCCGATACTCCGCTGATCGAGAACCATACCGTCGATTACGTGCCGCCGGCCGAGCGTCATGGGCGCTCCCGTGACCTGTTCACGCTGTGGTTCAGCACCAACATCGCACCGCTGCCGGTGGTCACCGGCGCGATGGCGGTGCAGGTGTTCCATCTCGACCTGCTCTGGGGGCTGATCGCCATTGTCCTGGGGCACATGTTCGGCGGCGTGTTCCTCGCCCTGGCGTCGGCGCAGGGCCCGCAGATGGGCATCCCGCAGATGGTCCAGAGCCGGGGCCAGTTCGGCCGTTACGGCGCCTTGCTGATCGTGTTCTTCACCGCACTGATCTACGTCGGCTTCTTCATTTCCAACATCGTCCTGGCGGGCAAATCAATCCAGGGCCTGGTTCCGGCGACCCCGACGCCCGTGGCGATCATCCTCGGCGCACTCAGTGCCACCGCCATCGGCGTGATCGGCTATCGCTTCATCCACACCTCAACCGTATCGGCACCTGGGTGATGGGTGGCGCGCTGCTGCTGGGCTTCGTCATCATGCTCGGCGGCGACCTGCCGGCGAACTTCCTCTCCCGCGGCGCCTTCAACCTGTCCGGCTTCCTGGCCACCCTGTGCCTGGGCATCATCTGGCAGATCAGCTTCGCGCCCTACACCTCGGACTACTCGCGCTACCTGCCGGCCAGCGTCGGCATCGGCAAGCCGTTCCTGGCGACCTTCGCCGGCGCGGTGGCGGGCACCAGCCTGTCGTTCAGCTTCGGCGCCGTCGCCGTGCTGGCGACCCCGGAGGGCACCGACGCGATGGTCGCGGTCAAGCAGGCCACCGGCATGTTCGGCCCGGTGCTGATGCTGCTGTTCCTGCTCAACATCATCAGCCACAACGCGCTGA
This region includes:
- a CDS encoding methyl-accepting chemotaxis protein, encoding MNLKQKLILAFSAIASLPVILVAVLVILNLRGEARESFIDGSSREIRQVENAMQIFFDGITQNVEYLAGHPQLMAIDSSLKQYIGADAAQHPTGELDKRVFDLFTGLAQSHPDYAYVSLGTREGGYSFWPGDAKLANYDPRTRPWYQAAMAQPGKTLRTKAYYWAADKVVLVSSVRTFANQFGPQGGVVNIDVSLKRLTDIVKAIRLGESGYLMLMEGDGTILVDPHNPENNFKQLGELGGDFQRLASAQKGLVEVTIGGEPYLANVWPSETLGWRFVGLIKESEVMSKATRLTWGIALVAVIIALVFAGLGSLFAGLVVRPVRAVAAGLEGIAQGDGDLTGRLAVRGRDETAQLAGWFNQFLDAIRRLVQSIGTAAGSIHQSSGSSRETSQALADTAARQREAVDMVSTAFNEMVMTANEVARSCSQAAESADSGQRQAHDGQQQIDEAVESVGRLSEEIAHSADAMRQLEQDSNDIQSILGTIRSIAEQTNLLALNAAIEAARAGDQGRGFAVVADEVRALARRTAESTGEIDNLLGTLARRTHDTGRQMQSSLEASQRTVGSIREARACFGAIRESVDVIRDMNAQIATAAEEQHQVAEEINRHISQIHRDAQEVASLADATRGDAQTLSGLSDELNRLVSRFRT
- a CDS encoding GMC family oxidoreductase, yielding MPQALDAYDYLIVGAGPAGCLLANRLSADPANRVLLLEAGGPDNYPWIHIPVGYLYCIGNPRTDWCFDTEKVPGLNGRAIKYPRGRTLGGCSSINGMIYMRGQALDYDGWAAEGNAGWGWNDLLPLFMKMEDHFGGSSELHGSGGEWRVEKQRLSWIILDAFREAAAQSGVRPVDDFNGGDNEGCGYFQVNQRSGVRWNASKAFLRPIANRPNLTVLTNVEALRVLLENGRAAGLEVNWQGARRELRARREVILCAGAINTPVLLQRSGIGPRDLLEKHGVGVRHELSGVGGNLQDHLQLRLIYRMNGAPSLNQIASTLWGKMGMGLEYLLKRSGPLSMAPSQLGAFAKSDPGQRSANLEYHVQPLSLERFGEPLHSFPAFTASVCDLRPLSRGSVTLRSLDPRDKPVIQPNYLSHPQDLRVAADAIRLTRRIAAAPALARYQPVEFKPGPDYQTEEDLHRAAAEIGTTIFHPAGTCRMGQGEGAVVDSQLRVHGIPGLRIADASIMPSLTSGNSCSPVLVIAEKAAQMILSEPARGAEVIPSSGRTQEEAPVA
- a CDS encoding flavin reductase family protein; translation: MIDHAAYKQVMGSFPSGVTVITTMDDDGQVVGLTASAFSSLSMDPALVLFCPNYSSDSYPVLIRRKHFAIHLLSADQKGEAYAFASKGKDKTQGIEWTLSERGNPLLENATAIIECELWREYEGGDHAILVGAVKNLIVPDQQITPMIYCRGKMGALQAFA
- a CDS encoding DUF5713 family protein; its protein translation is MAIKNEKLSQYSFLDDMVRDSYFPPQLVAKGQQLLVALCEAIEAQAPADLDALYALTHETTLAFNALGEEFEDQGSEIETAARDSIGGDVAFIAEAYGFDADIEELIAPREW
- a CDS encoding MFS transporter, yielding MTDPAITSATQTSSYERPATSRRDERKVIFASSLGTVFEWYDFFLYGSLAAIIAKHFFAGVNDTTAFIFALLAFAAGFLVRPFGALVFGRLGDMIGRKYTFLVTILLMGLSTFAVGLLPAYATIGVAAPIILIVLRLLQGLALGGEYGGAAIYVAEHAPDHKRGAYTSWIQCTATAGLLLSLVVIWGCRQLTGAEFETWGWRLPFLISIVLLGISTWIRLSMHESPAFLKMKAEGKVSKSPLKESFTNWGNLKIVLIALFSINAGQAVTFYAAQFYVMFFLTQVLKVDPALSNGLLIISLVIGAPLFVVMGWLSDKVGRKPVLITGLLLATVLYFPLFQALTHYANPQIDAATRQAPVTVMADPATCTFQFDPVGKAKFDSACDKAKTLLVKGGVPYSTVAAPAGSELVVTVGEKRLEGFDAAALGAAVKDAGYPTVADSSLVNRPMVVAIIVALIFIATCCYGPLAALMVELFPTRIRYTSLSLPYHIGNGWFGGLLPTISFALVVYTGNIFYGLWYPVLITAMSLVCSLLFLKETKDNDIHAD
- a CDS encoding LysR family transcriptional regulator produces the protein MFDWNDLRYFLELHRSGRLLTTAKRLGTTHATVARHIESIERDLGTQLFAQHTGGYQLTPAGQALLKHAEAMENTALLAQEEMSQAISPLGQIRIGVTEGLGTMFLAPRLGELMQRYPGLEVELVSVPRFVSITNREADIAITLERPSADLVISRRLTSYRLSLFASPAYLENAPPLRDREDLSRHPWIGYVDDLLFSQELLFHHSFCRHPQVVFRSTSVVAQQQAAQAGIGIAILPQYMGLHDPRLVPVLPEEFIEREYWMCTRRELHRSVRLRLVWDFLVEVCGREQGILVGGETSVSL
- a CDS encoding LLM class flavin-dependent oxidoreductase, producing MKFSLFVHMERYDDQPSHRQLFEELTELTLMAEAGGFSTVWIGEHHSMEYTISPSPMPLLAYLAARTQTIRLGAGTIIAPFWHPIRVAGECALLDVISNGRMEVGLARGAYQYEFDRMANGMPAGDGGKYLREMVPVVKALWQGDVAHEGEIWKFPTSTSSPRPIQKPTPPMWIAARDPDSHNFAVANGCNVMVTPLMKGDEEVVDLKNKFEAALANNPDVPRPQLMVLRHTHVHTADDPEGWKVGAEAISRFYRTFDAWFGNKQTPVNGLLPPSPEEKFKERPEFELENIRKNTMIGTPEEIIARIRHYQELGVDEFSFWADNSLPYAQKKKSLELFIQHVVPAFR